A stretch of DNA from Pirellulales bacterium:
CCTGCTGCCCGGTGACGGAATTGTCGTAGGTCGTTCCGGAAAATCCGAGGATCGCATTGGAGTCCTCTAGGGATTGTGACAACACGATCAATCCCAAAATGCTTTGATCAAAGGTGATCGAACCCGACGCTGTGACGGGATTCGTCGGTGCACCGACAGCGTCGAAATGGACGAAGTAGCTGCTGACACGCGTGCCCGCAGAAACGCTCCCGGCAGAGAGATTCTGAACGCCGTTAAATGGCGAGGTGCCAGGGGTGGAAATGTCGATGGTCAAAGCCTGCGTCAAAACAGTGTTTTGTTTTTCCGGAAATGCCCAGATGACTGTGTCGCTCTCCAGTTTTCCTTCGGAAACGTCGGCCGGCGGACTGATAAGAGTTACCGAAGAACTCATTTGGATTGGTCCGGCATAGACGATTGCAGGCAAGGACAAAATGAGAATCAGAACCGGCACGGCGCGCGAAATCATAGCTGTCTCCAGGTGCGAGATGAAGGAATGAGCCCGGCTTCCAACGAGTAATTCAGCCGGAGCTGATGAGTGAAGGTTCGGCTGCGGGTTGCCGAACTTGAGCGTTAAGGCAACTCGGTTTGGCTCATTAGCACTCGTGGAGATTCACTTTGAGTCGTTGTGGTCCCAAGGAAATCGTTCGGGGTCGCATATATGCCGAAATACCCAGAAGGTTTGGCAGACGATGCTGATGCGTCCCTTCGCTGCAAGCCTGGACTTGCATTCCTCCATGTGCGTCCGCACCGTGCAGTGCTCGATGTTTAGTGCGGCAGCGATCTCCTTGTCGGTACGGCATTGCAGGACCAGTCCGACAATCTCGGCCTGACGTGGTGACAGCCGCAGCGCATGAACGATTGCATCCCATTCGTCCTGGCTGAACAGCGGCGGTAAACATCCCCCATCGTCCACGGCGGCCTCTTGCTGACCGGACTTCCGGAATCGCGTTTACTGCGTGGATTCCGATTGTCCGGGCGAGCTTCCATGCCCGCGGCTGGCGAAGCTTCCATGCAGAGATGCGAGGATAGTCCATGGCCAAACGCAGCGGCATCCTCATTGTTGAGGTCCTCATTTTTGAGGGGTCGGAAAATAGAGGCGGCGAAACGTCTCGAACACTCGGCAGGGAATTTGTCCTCGTGT
This window harbors:
- a CDS encoding helix-turn-helix transcriptional regulator yields the protein MDDGGCLPPLFSQDEWDAIVHALRLSPRQAEIVGLVLQCRTDKEIAAALNIEHCTVRTHMEECKSRLAAKGRISIVCQTFWVFRHICDPERFPWDHNDSK